The proteins below come from a single Notamacropus eugenii isolate mMacEug1 chromosome 7, mMacEug1.pri_v2, whole genome shotgun sequence genomic window:
- the FGL1 gene encoding fibrinogen-like protein 1, producing the protein MVKWFSAILVVTFLMDWRSWALESCLQEQQRLRDQLRVLEAQVKQQQLRIEQLLKEKELQLLDRGDEKGLPHLVGRRQYADCSEVFNDGHKLSGFYKIKPLQSPEEFSAYCDMTDGGGWTVVQRRSDGSENFDRDWEHYENGFGNFVQKNGEYWLGNKNLHFLTTQRDYTLKIDLADFEGEHRFAQYENFRVADEKSAYQLSFGEYSGTAGDSLAGSFHPEVQWWASHLRMKFSTRDRDNDNYSGNCAKEDRGGWWYNRCHSANLNGLYYRGAYTSNTDDGIVWYTWHGWWYSLKSVVMKIRPSDFVPNII; encoded by the exons ATGGTGAAGTGGTTTAGTGCCATCCTTGTGGTGACTTTCCTGATGGACTGGAGAAGCTGG GCTCTCGAGAGTTGCCTCCAGGAGCAGCAGAGACTCAGGGACCAGCTGAGAGTTCTGGAGGCCCAGGTCAAGCAGCAGCAGCTGAGGATTGAGCAGCTCCTGAAGGAGAAAGAGCTTCAGCTGCTTGACCGGGGAGACGAAAAGGGCCTCCCCCACCTTGTGGGACGGAGGCAGTATGCAG ACTGTTCGGAAGTGTTCAATGATGGGCACAAACTAAGTGGTTTCTACAAAATCAAGCCCCTACAAAGCCCAGAAGAGTTCTCTGCTTACTGTGACATGACAGATGGAGGAGGCTGGACGGTGGTGCAGAGGCGCTCTGATGGCTCTGAGAACTTTGACAG GGACTGGGAGCACTACGAAAATGGTTTTGGAAATTTTGTCCAAAAAAATGGCGAATACTGGCTGGGGAATAAGAACCTTCACTTCCTGACCACCCAAC GAGACTACACTCTGAAGATAGATCTGGCCGACTTTGAAGGAGAACACCGTTTTGCCCAATATGAAAACTTTCGAGTGGCCGATGAGAAG AGTGCCTACCAGCTGAGCTTCGGGGAATACTCTGGGACGGCAGGAGACTCCCTGGCTGGGAGCTTCCATCCTGAGGTCCAGTGGTGGGCTAGTCACCTGCGGATGAAGTTCAGCACTCGGGACAGAGATAACGACAATTATTCGGGGAACTGTGCCAAGGAGGACAGAGGGGGCTGGTGGTACAACAG GTGTCACTCTGCAAACCTCAACGGTCTGTACTACAGAGGGGCGTACACCAGCAACACGGACGATGGCATTGTTTGGTACACCTGGCATGGATGGTGGTATTCTTTGAAATCCGTGGTCATGAAGATCAGGCCCAGTGACTTTGTGCCAAATATCATTTAA